In Janthinobacterium sp. B9-8, the genomic stretch CCACCCGCAATGGTCTGATCGCTTATAAGGTAGGCACGCGAAATGCCACCACCAATATGAGCGCCCGTGATGGAGAAACCCAGGTGCTGGCCGGTTTACTTTCGCGTACCGATCAAACCACTGGCAATGCGTTGCCGGGGCTGGGCGAGCTGCCGGGGCTGGATCGACTCTTTGGCAGCAAGAAAAACGACAATAGCAAAACCGAGCTGATCCTCCTGATTACGCCCCGTGTGGTGCGCAATCTGGCGCTACCATCACCGCATATCACCACCTTTGATAGCGGCACCGAAGGAGCCATCAGTACTAATCCACTGCGCTTGCGCACCAGCTCTAGCATTAAAATCAATAGTAATGCAACTGGCAGTGTCATGATGCCGGCACCTCAACCCATCATGCCGCAAGCCGTGGTTGAGCCCGTGCCACAAGCAACTCCTGCGCCTGTCCCAGTGCCACAACAAGCAGCAGAAGACAACACCCAGCCTGTTGCTCCGCCGCCGAGCCGTGGCAATGGGATGGGACGCCGCTAAGCATGTTCTTTAAGCAATCACGCCATCGGCTTGCTCACGGCTTTACTCTGATCGAGCTGATGGTCACCCTCACCATTCTGGCGGTACTGGCAACCGTAGCGATGCCACTCTCGCAAATTGCCGCCACCCGCCAGCGGGAAGAAGAACTGCGCCGTGCGCTATGGCAAATACGCTCGGGTATTGATGCTTACAAGCAAGCGGCAGACGAGGGACAAGTTAAAAAGAATATCGATGATAATGGCTACCCCCCCAATTTGAGCGTTTTAACCGCCGGGGTAAAAGACGCCAAAGACCCCAATGGTAAAATGATCTACTTTTTACGCCGCCTGCCCAGAGATCCTTTCTGCGATTGCCCAAGCAGTAGCGACGAAAAAACATGGGGCCTGCGCAGCTACACCAGCCCACCCGACTCCCCACAAGAAGGCCGCGATGTGTTTGATGTGTATTCCCT encodes the following:
- a CDS encoding type II secretion system protein, which gives rise to MFFKQSRHRLAHGFTLIELMVTLTILAVLATVAMPLSQIAATRQREEELRRALWQIRSGIDAYKQAADEGQVKKNIDDNGYPPNLSVLTAGVKDAKDPNGKMIYFLRRLPRDPFCDCPSSSDEKTWGLRSYTSPPDSPQEGRDVFDVYSLSSGIGMNGTAYKKW